A region of Oncorhynchus kisutch isolate 150728-3 linkage group LG29, Okis_V2, whole genome shotgun sequence DNA encodes the following proteins:
- the LOC109873704 gene encoding anaphase-promoting complex subunit 2-like translates to MMDSAERLFSVPQGLPSAWDTVTAALVSPVSNDYTMSDGSLCEGLSLLCSNGLGQFLEGWLLETLQVRLTTAVAPEFWAGLKQPENELGEKDRARILLIAFRTLLDRLEPFLGGLERLGTWQDEGRGGLCGPGARGLRERAFSVIRAILLFSPSAVLQMRILEFYSRTFSVHMSQKGEAEEGGRGPDGGVCLGCTVPTQQCWCQEALEQLQELSHILSRLQLLERVSSEAVTSILHKLIEQRMEQHCRGEYESSFLFSFQEWLELVLGWLSRVFASEEGGLGTVPNSTGSRAGEVGQPANAVLQRWRCHMHQFFCRIYVNMRIEELFSIIRDFPESKPAIEDLKFCLERTNQRQQLLTSLKTAFETRLLHPGVHTSDIITVYISAIKALRELDPSMVILQVACQPIRKYLRTREDTVRQIVASLTGDAEGCSDLANELSRADPVTLETQDSEDEGSDPEEWTPDPKDAVTDKTGSKRRSSDIISLLVSIYGSKEIFIDEYRTVLADRLLHQFNYNTAREIRNVELLKLRFGESHMHYCEVMLKDVADSRRINTNIREEESRLGEEEQPPMALTAMILSSEFWPTLKEEKMELPLLASQAMEAYTHRYEKLKAMRTLSWKPHLGSVTLDVELEDRTLTNLTVSPIHAAIILHFQDKSSWTLEELSGVLGVPQEVARRKLALWQQQGVLKEEAGGHYSILETGSSREKPERGEMLIDSDEEGDSNTTTHSEQREEKLQLFWAYIQAMLTNLETMTLERIHSMLRMFVATGPVVTEMDVNELQAFLQRKVRDHQLIVSAGVYRLPKSTN, encoded by the exons ATGATGGACTCCGCTGAGAGGTTATTCTCAGTACCACAGGGGCTACCTTCTGCTTGGGACACTGTAACTGCAGCTCTG GTGTCTCCAGTGTCCAATGACTACACAATGTCTGATGGGTCTCTCTGTGAGGGGCTTAGCCTGTTGTGCTCAAATGGTCTGGGTCAGTTTCTGGAGGGATGGCTCCTGGAGACTCTGCAGGTGCGTTTGACCACTGCAGTGGCCCCTGAGTTTTGGGCTGGACTGAAGCAGCCAGAGAATGAACTTGGGGAGAAGGATAGGGCCAGGATCCTACTCATTGCCTTCCGTACCCTTTTGGACAGACTAGAACCTTTCCTAG gagggttggagaggctggGTACCTGGCAGGATGAGGGCCGGGGTGGTCTGTGTGGCCCTGGGGCCAGGGGTCTCCGGGAGAGGGCCTTTTCCGTCATCAGGGCCATTCTACTGTTCTCCCCCTCGGCTGTCCTCCAGATGAGAATACTGGAGTTCTACAGCAGGACCTTCTCTGTGCACATGAGCCAGAAGGGGGAGGCTGAGGAAGGGGGCAGGGGGCCTGATGGGGGTGTCTGTCTGGGCTGCACTGTCCCCACTCAGCAGTGCTGGTGTCAGGAGGCCCTGGAGCAGCTGCAAGAGCTCAGCCACATACT GTCCAGGTTGCAGCTATTGGAGCGGGTTAGTTCAGAGGCAGTGACGTCCATCTTACACAAACTGATTGAGCAGCGGATGGAGCAGCACTGCAGGGGGGAGTACGAGAGCTCTTTCCTCTTCAGCTTTCAGGAG tggctAGAGCTGGTGTTAGGCTGGTTGAGCAGGGTGTTTGCCAGTGAAGAGGGTGGACTGGGTACGGTGCCCAATAGCACAGGCAGCAGGGCTGGGGAGGTGGGCCAGCCAGCCAACGCCGTGCTGCAGCGCTGGAGGTGTCACATGCACCAGTTCTTCTGCAGGATCTATGTCAACATGAGGATCGAGGAGCTCTTCAGCATCATTAGAG ATTTCCCTGAGTCAAAGCCTGCCATTGAGGACCTCAAATTCTGTCTAGAGAGAACCAATCAGAGGCAGCAGCTCCTCACCTCCCTTAAGACAGCCTTTGAGACCCGTCTGCTTCACCCAG GAGTCCATACCTCTGACATCATCACTGTATACATCTCAGCCATAAAGGCCCTACGGGAGCTGGACCCATCTATGGTCATCCTGCAGGTTGCCTGCCAACCAATCCGCAAGTACCTCAG GACGCGGGAGGACACGGTACGTCAGATAGTGGCCAGCCTTACTGGGGACGCGGAGGGCTGCAGTGACCTGGCCAATGAGCTGTCCCGTGCCGACCCTGTGACCCTGGAGACCCAGGACAGTGAGGACGAGGGCAGCGACCCAGAGGAATGGACCCCAGACCCTAAGGATGCTGTCACAG ACAAGACAGGCTCCAAGCGGCGTTCGTCTGACATCATCAGTCTTCTGGTCAGCATATACGGTAGTAAAGAGATCTTCATAGATGAGTACAGAACTGTCCTGGCAGACAGACTTCTCCACCAGTTCAACTACAATACCGCCAG GGAGATACGTAACGTGGAGTTACTCAAGCTGCGATTCGGAGAGTCCCACATGCACTACTGTGAAGTGATGCTGAAG gaCGTGGCTGACTCACGGAGGATCAACACCAACATCCGTGAAGAGGAGTCCAGGCTAGGTGAGGAGGAGCAGCCCCCCATGGCCCTGACTGCCATGATCCTGTCCTCTGAGTTCTGGCCCACGCtgaaggaggagaagatggagCTCCCGCTCCTGGCCTCCCAGGCCATGGAGGCCTACACACACCGCTATGAGAAACTCAAG GCGATGAGGACACTGAGCTGGAAGCCTCATCTGGGCTCAGTGACACTAGATGTGGAGCTGGAGGACAGGACTCTGACTAACCTGACTGTGTCCCCCATCCACGCTGCCATCATCCTGCACTTCCAGGACAAAA GCTCGTGGACTCTGGAGGAGCTGAGTGGGGTCCTGGGGGTGCCGCAGGAGGTGGCGAGAAGGAAGCTGGCTCTGTGGCAGCAGCAGGGGGTCCTGAAGGAGGAGGCTGGGGGACACTACTCTATCCTGGAGACCGGCTCGTCCCGGGAGAAACCTGAGAGAGGGGAGATGCTGATCGACAGCGACGAGGAGGGAGACTCCAATACCACCACCCattcagaacagagggaagagaaaCTACAG TTGTTTTGGGCCTACATCCAGGCTATGCTGACCAACCTGGAGACCATGACCCTGGAGCGCATCCACTCCATGCTCCGGATGTTCGTTGCCACGGGACCCGTTGTCACAGAGATGGACGTGAATGAGCTGCAGGCCTTCCTGCAGAGGAAAGTGCGAGACCATCAGCTCATCGTGTCCGCAGGTGTCTACAGACTGCCAAAGTCCACCAACtga